A genome region from Chengkuizengella sp. SCS-71B includes the following:
- the ligD gene encoding non-homologous end-joining DNA ligase, which yields MSNVTEKVPLMVEGHEILISNPSKPLWPNISKIEYLHKLVMLAPFLLTYCKNRYLTTIRFPHGYNDKTFFYQKNCPEPTPDFVNTAYLHNIHYVNLDNVATLLWLGNLACLEFHPSFHYISQSLPAEWVIDIDPSIEKEPRLVDAVLFIGELLDKLHIQSVPKTSGATGIQIVIPIEQKYSFDQLRKIGQFISEYLVQKHPDLFTIERLKRNRKQLIYIDYLQHWQGKTLAAPYTPRARAHAPVSTPLYWHEINKNLIPSDFNLLNIENRLKKEGDLIQKVKPQQLDHLLAHLSN from the coding sequence ATGTCTAATGTAACAGAAAAAGTACCTTTGATGGTAGAAGGGCATGAGATACTTATTTCAAATCCAAGTAAACCCTTATGGCCTAACATTTCCAAAATCGAGTATTTACATAAGTTAGTAATGCTTGCGCCATTCCTCCTTACATATTGTAAAAACAGATATTTAACAACGATCAGATTTCCGCACGGTTATAATGACAAGACTTTCTTTTATCAAAAAAACTGTCCAGAACCAACCCCTGATTTTGTGAATACTGCTTACTTACATAACATTCATTATGTGAACTTGGATAATGTAGCTACTTTATTATGGCTAGGTAATTTAGCTTGCCTAGAATTTCATCCCTCCTTTCATTACATTAGTCAATCCTTACCCGCCGAATGGGTTATAGACATCGATCCTTCTATAGAAAAAGAACCTAGATTAGTAGACGCTGTTCTTTTTATAGGGGAGCTTCTCGATAAACTGCATATTCAATCTGTACCCAAAACTTCTGGAGCAACTGGGATTCAAATCGTAATCCCTATTGAACAAAAGTATAGCTTTGATCAGTTAAGAAAAATTGGACAGTTTATTAGTGAATACTTAGTGCAAAAACATCCAGACTTATTTACCATCGAAAGGCTCAAAAGAAATCGAAAACAACTCATCTATATTGATTATTTACAGCATTGGCAAGGAAAAACATTAGCCGCTCCCTATACACCAAGAGCCCGAGCACATGCCCCCGTATCTACCCCTCTTTATTGGCATGAAATCAATAAAAATCTAATTCCATCTGATTTTAATCTTTTAAATATCGAGAACCGTTTAAAAAAAGAAGGAGACCTCATACAAAAGGTTAAACCACAACAGCTAGACCATTTATTAGCTCACTTATCCAACTAA